In Salinibaculum sp. SYNS191, the genomic window TGACAGCGCCGGGTCCACGTCCGCCACGGTCACCCGTTGCGTCCCGTTGGCGGGAGTGGTGTAGCTCACAGTGACGGTCGTGTTGCCGGTCACGCCGGAGACGGTAGTCCTCTCGGGCTGGTCACCGCCGTCATAACCCGCGCTGGCGGCGAATATCGACCCCGCCACGAGAGCCGCGAGAACGACCACCGCGACGGTGCGGGTCCACCTGCCGCTCGGGGGACCGGAGGGGGCGGTGTCGGCCGTCGAGGGTGTGTCGGCTGGCATTGGTGAGTCTGCGTCGGTGCCGAGCAGTCCGCTTGCAGTGGGACCGCGCGGACGCTTCTACCGCGCCGGGGCAGTTAAACGTACGAGCACGGCCGTCGTCGGCCTACGGTGCGCCCGCGATGACCAGCAGGCTGTCCCGGTCGAAGGAGAGCCGTCGGGTCGAGGCGGGGTCGACGCGGACGGCGGTACCGGGCTGGAGCGGGACGTCCGCGCCGTCGACGGTGAGCTTGCCGGAGCCGTCGAGTAGCAGGTAGACCTCCTCCTGGGAGTCGTGGGTGTGGTCGTGCTCCTTGCCGGTCCAGCCGGAGTCGACGTCCAGCACGGTGACGCCGAGGTTCTCGCAGTCGAGTGCGTCACGGAGGAAGTGCATCCCCGGCGCGCGCGGTTCGACCTCGTCGTAGCGGACTGTCGTGTACGACATGGCAACGCGTACGGACCCTGGCGGCTAAAAGATTCGTCGCCGAGCGTGGCACCTTTGCCGCCGGGACGCGATGAACCCGCATGAGCGACGACTCCCAGACCGTCCTGGTCTACGGGGCGTACGGCTACACCGGCGAACTGGTCACCCGCGCCGCCGTCGACGCCGGCCTCGACCCGATTGTCGCCGGCCGACGGAAGGGGCCGCTTCGGTCGCTGGCGGCCGAACTCGACCTCGACCACCGGGCGTTCGACCTGGACGGCCCCGTCGCCGCCTCCCTCCAGGATGTCGACGTCGTGGCCCACTGCGCCGGCCCGTTCGTGGACACCTACAAGTCGATGGTCGACGGCTGTCTCGCCGCGGGAACTCACTACCTGGACATCACCGGCGAGATACCGGTCCTGGAGGGCATCGCGCGCTACGACGACCTGGCGGCCGACGCCGGCCTGATGTTCCTGCCCGGGGCCGGGTTCGACGTGGTCCCCTCCGACTGCCTCGCTGCGCGGCTCCACGACCGCCTGCCCGACGCGGACCGGCTGACGCTGGTCTTCGACGTCGGCGACATGGAGGCGTCGGCGGGAACGCTCAAGACGATGATCGAGGGGCTCGGCGAGGGCTCGGCCGTCCGCGAGGACGGCGCCATCCGGTCGGTCCCCCTCGGCGAGCGGACGCGCGTGATAGACACCGGTCGGGGACCGCAGACGATGACGGCCTTTCCGTGGGGCGACGTCGCGACCGCGTACCACAGCACCGGCATCCCGAACGTCGAGGTGTACGTGCCGGTCTCGCAGAACAGTCTTCGCGCGCTCCGGGCGTCGAACGTCCTCTCCCCCGTGCTCACGTCGGGGCCGGTCAAACGGGTGCTCAAGTGGCTCGTCGAGCGGACCGTCAAGGGGCCGGACGAGCGGAAACGCGAAACCGGGTCCGCGACGTTCTGGGGCGAGGCGACGGACGGGACCGAGACCGTCCGGTCGCGCGTGCACACCCCCGAGACTTACCGATTCACCGCGGCGTCGGTCGTGGAAATCCTCTCGCGAATCGTGGACGGCGACGTGACGCCGGGCTACCAGACGCCGGCGTCGGCGTACGGCCCGGACCTGGTGCTGTCGATAGACGGCTGCTCGTTCGAGGACGTCGACTGACGGCGACGGGCGTCAGTAATTGTTGCGCTCGATTGCCCGCAGCGTCCGCTCGTCGAGTTTGACGAGGTGACACAGCGGGTTTCCGGGGTAGACCACCGGGTTCTCCAGCACGCCGACGAGCAGTCCCGTGAAGGGCGCTCGGACCTCCGTGTCGTCGGTCTTGAACGGGTTGCCGATGGTCGCGATGCGTTCGCCCTCGTGGACGAGTTCGCCGCGGTCGGCGTGCATGTCGACCAGGCCGCCGGCGTCGGCGCGAATCCAGGTCTTCTCGGCGGAGCCGGCGATGACCGTCCGCCAGCCGGGCCAGGCGACCGTCGCGGTGTCGAGCATGCTGAACTCCGCGAGGACGCTCCGGACGCCGCCGAGCGCGGGGTCGATGAACTCCCGCTGGAAGCGGTGTGCCTCGCCCATCTCGATGGTGATGGCCGGTGTGCCCGCCTCGGTCGCCTCCCCGCGGAGCGTGCCGCTGGGGCCCTCCTTGTCGATGATGACGTTCGAGGCGAAGGCGTTGGCGACGCGGGCGACGGCGTCGTCGGCCATGTCCGCCCGGACGTGGAGCATGTTCGTCCGGCCGCGCGTGGAGGTGTGGAAGTCCAGCCCGTAGTCGCAGGGCTCGATGAAGTTGTGGAAGATGCTGTGGGCCATCCGCTTGGCGCTCGTGCTCTCGGGGTCGCCCGGGAACGACCGGTTGAGGTCGCGGTCGTAGATGGGGAGGTACCGCTGCTGTGCGATGAATCCGGGGACGTTCAGGACCGGCAGGCAGACGAGCGTCCCCTTGAGGCCGGTGTGGTCCCACTCGTGGGCCACCTCCCTGACCACCTCCACGCCATTGAGTTCGTCGCCGTGGGCGGCCGCCGAGAGGAACACCGTCGGTCCCGGCCGGTCGCCGTTGACGATGGTCACCGGCATCCGGACGGGGTCGCCGAGATACGTCTCAGTGACGGTGTACCGGAGGTTCTGCGTCTCACCGGGGTCGACCCGTCCACCCTGGTACGTGAACGGCTCGGCGGCTGTCATGCAAAGCGATGCGGGGGGGACGGACATACATCTGACGACAGGCGTTCCGCCAATCGGAGGGACTATTCGGGGCGACTCCGACACCACAAATATGGACGACGAGGGATCTGTCACTGTCGGCGTGCTCGGCCTCCACAGCAGCAAGGAGACGAAGGCTATTCTCAACGCAGTCGAGGCGCTCGGCCACGGAACCGAGTGGTACCGACGCGCGAACACCGCAATCAGCGTCGAGGACGGCGACCTGACGCTCGAACCGGACGTGGACATCGTCGCGAACCGGCTCCTGCTGTCGACGAGCGCCCACCCCGCGGAGGAACTCGGGCTGGCACAGCTGTTCGACCACGTCCGCCCGATGCTGAACCGGCCGGGTGCGGTCACGACGGCGATGCACAAGTTCGCCACCGCGGCCGCACTGGCCGAAGCGGACGTCCCCATTCCCGACGCCCTGATGGCGCTGGCCGGCGACCGGCTCAACGACGCTCGCCGGCAGTTCGGCGAACAGGCCGTCTACAAGACCGCAATCGGGACCCACGGCGGCGGTGCCTGGAAGGTCGACCTGGACGACCCCGTCAACCCCCGCGTCGGCGACCGGCAGGCGTTCCTCCAGCGGTTCGTCGACAGCCCGGGCGAGACCCGCGACGCCCGCGTCTACATCGTCGGCGGGACGATCATCGGCGCGATGTACCGCAAGGCACCGGAAGGCGAGTGGCGGACCAACGTCTCGCTGGGCAGCGACGTCGAGGACGCGACCGACGACCTCCCCGAGAACGCGAAGGAGATGGCCCGTCAGGCCGCCGAGGCGGTCGGACTCGACTACGCGGGTGTCGACCTCATCGAGAACGGCGGCGGCTGGGTCGTCCTGGAGACGAACCCGACCGCCGGGTTCCGCGGGCTCTTCGAGGCGACGGGCACCAGCCCCGCGCCCTACATCGCGAAACTCGCAATCGAACGCGCCGGCGGGACCGTCGACGACGAGCAGGTCGCCAAACTGTCGGGCACGCTCGACGACTCCATGCCCACCTGTGCGCCCCGCAAGAAGCGCGAGGGACCGACCGAGCCGAGCGTCATCGGCTACATCGAGGAGGTCGTCGTCAGCGGGACCCGCGGCAGCGAGAACGTCCTCGCGAAGTCTGACACCGGCGCGACGCGGACCAGCATCGACGCGCAACTGGCCGCCGAAATCGGGACCGGCCCCATCAAGGACATCGTCCGCGTCCGCTCGGGCAGCGTCAAGGGCGGGAAGGCCCGCCCCGTCGTGGACGTCGTCGTCGGCGTCGGCGGCACCCAGCACACCGTCACCGCCAGCGTCGAGGACCGCGGCCACATGGACTACCCGCTCCTGCT contains:
- a CDS encoding succinylglutamate desuccinylase/aspartoacylase family protein — encoded protein: MTAAEPFTYQGGRVDPGETQNLRYTVTETYLGDPVRMPVTIVNGDRPGPTVFLSAAAHGDELNGVEVVREVAHEWDHTGLKGTLVCLPVLNVPGFIAQQRYLPIYDRDLNRSFPGDPESTSAKRMAHSIFHNFIEPCDYGLDFHTSTRGRTNMLHVRADMADDAVARVANAFASNVIIDKEGPSGTLRGEATEAGTPAITIEMGEAHRFQREFIDPALGGVRSVLAEFSMLDTATVAWPGWRTVIAGSAEKTWIRADAGGLVDMHADRGELVHEGERIATIGNPFKTDDTEVRAPFTGLLVGVLENPVVYPGNPLCHLVKLDERTLRAIERNNY
- a CDS encoding RimK/LysX family protein → MDDEGSVTVGVLGLHSSKETKAILNAVEALGHGTEWYRRANTAISVEDGDLTLEPDVDIVANRLLLSTSAHPAEELGLAQLFDHVRPMLNRPGAVTTAMHKFATAAALAEADVPIPDALMALAGDRLNDARRQFGEQAVYKTAIGTHGGGAWKVDLDDPVNPRVGDRQAFLQRFVDSPGETRDARVYIVGGTIIGAMYRKAPEGEWRTNVSLGSDVEDATDDLPENAKEMARQAAEAVGLDYAGVDLIENGGGWVVLETNPTAGFRGLFEATGTSPAPYIAKLAIERAGGTVDDEQVAKLSGTLDDSMPTCAPRKKREGPTEPSVIGYIEEVVVSGTRGSENVLAKSDTGATRTSIDAQLAAEIGTGPIKDIVRVRSGSVKGGKARPVVDVVVGVGGTQHTVTASVEDRGHMDYPLLLGRDILEHYHVDVTRKVDEEGGEREEEEEEEGEE
- a CDS encoding saccharopine dehydrogenase family protein; the encoded protein is MSDDSQTVLVYGAYGYTGELVTRAAVDAGLDPIVAGRRKGPLRSLAAELDLDHRAFDLDGPVAASLQDVDVVAHCAGPFVDTYKSMVDGCLAAGTHYLDITGEIPVLEGIARYDDLAADAGLMFLPGAGFDVVPSDCLAARLHDRLPDADRLTLVFDVGDMEASAGTLKTMIEGLGEGSAVREDGAIRSVPLGERTRVIDTGRGPQTMTAFPWGDVATAYHSTGIPNVEVYVPVSQNSLRALRASNVLSPVLTSGPVKRVLKWLVERTVKGPDERKRETGSATFWGEATDGTETVRSRVHTPETYRFTAASVVEILSRIVDGDVTPGYQTPASAYGPDLVLSIDGCSFEDVD
- a CDS encoding cupin domain-containing protein, which codes for MSYTTVRYDEVEPRAPGMHFLRDALDCENLGVTVLDVDSGWTGKEHDHTHDSQEEVYLLLDGSGKLTVDGADVPLQPGTAVRVDPASTRRLSFDRDSLLVIAGAP